The Microtus pennsylvanicus isolate mMicPen1 chromosome 14, mMicPen1.hap1, whole genome shotgun sequence DNA window gcctcctcccagcctcccactcctctgtctccccccactcctcttcccctccccccactcctctcccccttcccccactcctctctccctcctcccactcctctgcccctccctctccagtctgaagagcagtcagggttccctgacctgtggaaagtccaaagtcctcccccctccatcctggtctaggaaggtgaacatccaaactggctaggctcccacaaagccagaacatgaagtaggatcaaaacccagtgccattgtgcCTTGtccttctcagcagccctcattgtccgccatattcagagagtccggttttatctcatgcttttcctgttacagtccagctggccttggtgagctcccaatagatcagccccactgtctccgtgggtaggtgcacccctcgtggtcctgacttctttgctcatgttctccctccttctgctcctcattgggacattgggagctcagtctggtgctccagggtgggtctctgtctctatctccatccatcgccagatgaaggttctatggtgatatgcaagatattcatcagtatggctataggctagggtcatttcaggatccctatcctcagctgccccaggaactaactggggacctcgccttgggcacctgggagcccctctaggtccaagtctcttcccaaccctaagatggctcccttaattaagatatgtgcttccctgctcccctatccaaccttcctttatcccaatcatcccgtttccccaagttcccctcatcctacccttctcacttttctctccccaccaccCTTTACCCccctcccagcccacccccaagatcccaattttttttttttacattttgctttattgatatgaGACTGAatcaagatcccaattttttgcccggcaatcttgtctacttcccataaccaggaggaaagctatatgtttttctttgggttcaccttcttatttaacttcttaaGGATaccaaattatagactcactgacctttatttatggctagaacccaattatgagtgagtacatcctatgttcatctttttgggtctgggttacctcactcaggatagtgttttctatttccatccatttgcatacaaaattcgagaagtcattgtttttaccgctgagtagtactagagtactatatatatatatatatatatatatatatagtactctatatatatatatctatatatatatatctatatatatatatctatatatagatatatatatatatatctatatatagagtgtatatattccacactttcttcgtccattcttccattgaaggacatctaggttgtttccaggttctggctattacaaataatgctgctatgaacatagttgaacaaatgcccctgtcatatgatcgggcatctcttgggtatattcccaagagtggcattgctgggtctaggggtaggttgatcccgaatttcctgagaaaccgccacactgctttccaaagtggttgcacaagtttgcattcccaccagcaatggatgagggtatcccttcctccacaacctctccagcaaaggctatcattggtgtttttgattttagccaatctgacaggtgtaagatgatatctcaaagttgttttgatttgcatttccctgatggctaaggaggttgagcatgaccttaagtgtcttttggccatttgaacttcttctgttgagaattctctgttcagatcagtgccccatttttttaaattgggttaatttgcattttaaagtctagtttcttgaattctttatatattttggagatcagacctttgtctgttgcggggttggtcaagatcttctcccagtcagtgggttgactttttgtcttagtgacagtgtcctttgctttacagaagcttctcagtttcagtaggtcccatttattcaatgttgcccttaatgtctgtgctgctggggttatacctaggaagcgatcgccgatatagcagaatttttaaaaaggaagagaaagtccTTGGGCATTAGGTTTTGATCAGCTACTGAATAAGTAGACAACTGAGGACAGCCTATCCTTTTTACCACTTTTACATAAAACTATAGTGATGattgacattattttattttcatcttctcaTTCTCACATTTGCATATTTGTGTATTACATACATTATAAAACTACTTGCCCcctatccttctgcctctgtatCTGTGAATGATAGTTGACTATACCCACTGAATTGGACTCTGAAAGATAACATTCATCAACTTGTCCACCCAATAAATAATCCAGCAAAATCTCTAGCTTTATGTAGTCCTTCTGCTTAGCAGGTGATCATGAGACAGGAAATCACACAGGCTATAAATACATTCTTAGTTTAACAGTGAGAGAGCAAGACAAGCTGACTAGACATGGCCTATGGCTGCTGCAAATGCtccttctctccagccaccctgAGATTTGTGTGGGAATTTGGGAGTGATTAGAAAGGATATGTGAGAATGAGGTAAAGAGCTGGTTAATGAAACCTGAGGTTAGAGGCAGGTAGACACAGAACCATCAAGGTAGTAGGATAGAAGTCTTGCCTCTAACACTGAGAAACCTACAAGTCTTAGGAAAACACACTTATGCTACCAACTTTCATAGTCATATGGTGTGTACCTATGTAGATTTAAgtaagttaaaattaaattttaagaattcCAGGTTTTAGTGACATTAATGATACATAAATTTAAATGTCCATGTAttatcacagacacacatgttttcATCAACATATGAATTTGTCTATGCCTTGCCCTGCAGCCACAAATTCCTCTATTATATGATCTCGGAGCCCAAACGATACTTGGTGGAAACACAGCCTACTCTGGCATATCACAACTTGAGAAAATCTGGGTGAATGGATGCAAATCAGTGCAATTTTATACAACTCCTAAGCCAAGACAGAGCAATTGTAAGATACACTCAAAACTTTTCATAGTGGGGAGATACAATGGGGCATTGAAGAGATTATGAGAAATATAACCGTGCAGATTAACAAAGACTCTTTTAATCTCAcctcactgaaaaaaaatcagtggataTTACAAGAAATAGCTGTGGCATGGTCACTCATAATAATGGGAAAGAGATATGAATTAAAAAGTTATGACCCTGTCCTTAATTCTTCCAGTGAAAATAGTAATCATTTCTCAACAAAAAGAAATGCtaatttttgagataataatagTCATAAAATGGTTTGTATACAATGTATGGAAGTACTAAAGTATACTTTACCCAATCTTTCAAAATACTACCATGTCTCAAGGAACATACAAGCATGTTTCTATATATTCTTTGAATTTGCACTTGCTTTTTAACTATGCAGCCAATCAAATTCAGTGAgaaaatcagacctctgtccttGGAGTATTTGTTTCCTGAGAGAAGTACAGCAGTAAAAGAAACACGCTCTTCTAACTACTCTTTTATTTGAATATGCACCAAACAGCAAAATCTACATCAACAACAGACTAAGTATTAAAATCCCTTTTCGTCATTTATTACTCCATTCACTCTGCCTCTGAGCTCTTTTTGTCCCACAACTTCTTTATGACATTTTTCACCTCTGCATTTCTAAGGGTGTAGATGATGGGGTTCAGCATGGGGGTGATGACTGTGTAGAACACAGCCACAAGCTTATCTTCAGTAAATGTAGAGGAAGGTCTCAGATAAAGGAAGCTAGCAGGTCCAAAGAACAAGATGACCACTGTAATGTGGGCAGCACAGGTGGAGAGGGCCTTGCGCCTCCCCTCTGCAGAATGGTTCCTCAAGTTCACAAGGATGGTGATATAGGAGGACACCAAGATAAGGAGAGAGATAATAGAGATTAAACCACTGTTGGCCATCACGATAACCCCTTCCATAAAGGTGTCAGTGCAGGCAAGTTTAAATAATGGCTGGAGGTCACAGAAGTAGTAGTCAATTACATTGGGACCACAGAAGGGCAATGGAATGGTGATGAGGATCTGGATTGTGGAGTGAATGAGGCCCCCCAGCCAGGAGCCAGCTACCAGCATGTGACACACTTGATGACTCATGATGTTCATGTAATGGAGAggtttgcagatggccacatagcaaTCATAGGCCATCACCACAAGCAGAAGAATCTCAGCAACCCCCAAAAGGTGGAAGAAGAATATCTGAGCCAGGCAGCCCTTCAGAgagatggttttaatttttacaagTAAGTCAGTGATGAACTTAGGGACAACAGTAGAGGAGTAGCAGATCTCCACCAGGGACAAGGAGCTGAGGAAGATGTACATAGGAGAACGCAGACTCTTACTGATGTTGACTGTCACAACAATGAGGCCATTGCCCAGCACTGTGGCCAGGTACACGGGAAGGAACAGTACAAAGCACACCTTTTGTACCTTTGCATCCTGGAAAAGACCAGTGATGATCAGTTCAGTCACGTTATTTGTCTTAGCCATGGCTTCAGTTCAGGTGCGCTGGATGTTATAAaattctgttgaaaaaaaaacaatttgaacACAAATTCATGACATGTATAGTATGGCAGATAATGTAAAACAATTTACAATATGTATATCATTTATTTAGTCAATAAATACTAGTTACATGTATATTCAAGTATAacattttatactattttaatttgtttacttTGTAACTAGAAAATGAATATTCAGAAAAACTTATTTGACCATAGTAACAGAAGAAGTAGAGAATTCTAGGGCTCACAACCATTCTATCAGGCTTTCACTCTGGGATCCTCGTCATTTCCAGTGCAGTCGATATTTGGAGAGTCATTAGAATTAGGACCCTATTTAGTGGTCTAACCTTCGGGGACACTCCTGTGCTCCCAAGTAATCTCCTCTTACCTGTGAAGAAATCAAATTCCCATTCAATTCTGGGATGATTCTCCTTGGTGACTCTAAAACAGTAACTCACAGAATCCAAAAAcctaaaagaacttttaaaatacttaattttatgCTGTATTTTTCATTGGATAAAAATTACTAATTTAAGTAGGTCTGCCAACCCTAAAATCATCAAATGCAGCCACTCAATAAAAGTGAGACTTTGTAGGTCTAAGAGGAAATTGAGGTTGTCCAACAAACAATGGCTAAGAAACTCTGTATCTTATTTCTAGTCACTTTACCTTGCTGTAGATCAGAAGGGATGCTGTGTTCTTTATCTTCAACAAGGAGTTAGATCACAGATTTTTAAGTAAACTCAAATTGTCTCCAACCCAATATGAAGTATGTCTCTGCTTAAATACAACATGAGTCAAGTAGAAGTTTGGTTTTGGAAAAATTCGGCTGGGAAGGAACAAGGAATAGTTTATGAGTCCTGGTACTTGAGCAAACAAGGTCCCTTAAATATCACCACCCAACAGATTCCTCATTGAACACCCAGTGAGCCATGTACCAATCATCCTCATCTTAACTATGTTAGAATAATGTGAAGTAGATTTAAAAGAATATCTCCTAAATTTTTCTGCTCATGGATGAAATGACaaaggctgagagaggagaaCTGGCTTCCCAAAATCACCTTCAAATGATTTTTCCATGCACTAAATCAAGGATAATAGTCTCAATAGCACTGAATTTTCTGACTTTACTGGGTGGAGGTTGTCATTGCAATTTAAGGGCTGCATTTTCTCTCCACGAAAAAAAATCATCACTAGTCTTAGTTAGGAATGTAACTGGTACCTAAagctaattataaaataaagaggaaactCAGAAAGCTACATGAAGTTGAACATttgaatgtaaaaattaattgCAGGCATAAGAAGCAGCAAAGAGCTTTTGCTTTTGACAAGAAAATCTACCCACTCATTCTTTATCCAAAGGTGTGACTACACACTGAGGTCCTTGCATTCTTTATAATAAACTAACTCACAGGCTATAATCATGAAACAAATGTCCCCCATGGAATTTCTTTTCTCCAGAGGGAAACTTTGTGACTAAactggaacaaaaagaaaaggtttaaatTTAATCTCAAGTACTTCAGTGACTTTTACATGAAGCTCTTTAAAATTAGGAAGGCAAAGACAAAAGATGAGAATCAGGCATGTGGGACTCATTTTCCTCAGGTTTGTCTACTGAAAATAAGTTTACATGATAGTAGATAAAAGAGACAGGACTGGAAGCCAGGACGTGAACTAACACGTGTTTAGCAGTAAATTAACTATTTGCTTATAACTATCCCATTTACCTCCTACTTCTCATTTTTCCATTTCTACTCCTATATAAATTAACAGTTAGGCTATATGTGCTACACTGAATTTTCTAATTCTCATATTTATGTgccatgtttatattttaaaaatcacttcaaaAAAATCACCTCAGTTGCCATAAACCTCATTGCTCCCTCGATGAGGATAGTGGTCGTGATCATGAAAGATGGGGACAACTTCCTCTGGAGAAAGTACCAATCACCCTTTCACTCTTTCATTCACTTACTCAACAAATACTGGTGAATACTACAAATCACCAAGAACTAATTTAAGGGCTGGGCTTAAGAGGCACAAAAATGAAACTCTCTGGACATGTGAGACTtaaattttctctatttctctattcTAAAATGAAGGTTGTACCTTCATTTTATAGAGGGGGACGGTGATCAAAAAAGAgcaataaaagcaaatataagTAATGATTTTTGTAACATGTAAGTCAAGGATTTACGAGAACCATAAAACGTTTGTAAATTTGTCATGCTCTTCTGTCTTTTATTATTGTGttcttatatttatgtatatataatatatgtgtactATTATATATAAGACATGTGTAATAAGTCTGAAGCTATAACATATTTAAGATTCCCCCCCAATAT harbors:
- the LOC142834988 gene encoding olfactory receptor 4B1-like — translated: MAKTNNVTELIITGLFQDAKVQKVCFVLFLPVYLATVLGNGLIVVTVNISKSLRSPMYIFLSSLSLVEICYSSTVVPKFITDLLVKIKTISLKGCLAQIFFFHLLGVAEILLLVVMAYDCYVAICKPLHYMNIMSHQVCHMLVAGSWLGGLIHSTIQILITIPLPFCGPNVIDYYFCDLQPLFKLACTDTFMEGVIVMANSGLISIISLLILVSSYITILVNLRNHSAEGRRKALSTCAAHITVVILFFGPASFLYLRPSSTFTEDKLVAVFYTVITPMLNPIIYTLRNAEVKNVIKKLWDKKSSEAE